A single Lolium perenne isolate Kyuss_39 chromosome 6, Kyuss_2.0, whole genome shotgun sequence DNA region contains:
- the LOC127308109 gene encoding probable receptor-like protein kinase At1g80640 — protein sequence MGSMRASPLPLLASSIFFFFFLLLPLLCSPVARADGGTTPTVASSPSSAVAAAAAVGDLASSNGGAAVPPAVAPTAPLVEVKRHHLRRELIIAIALASIAGVAIVLAALYAGIVWQRYRRAPDDFKDTQSTDTARIALVPILNNFNSFKSSKKCLVAMMEYTSLEKATGNFSDTNVLGVGGFGCVYKANFDGGFVAAVKRLGGEDQEYEKEFENELDLLQRIRHSNIVSLVGFCIHEDYRFIVYELMENGSLETQLHGPSHGSALSWHIRMKIALDTARGLEYLHEHCSPPIIHRDLKSSNILLDSDFNAKISDFGLAVSSGNRSKGNLKLSGTLGYVAPEYLLDGKLTEKSDVYAFGVVLLELLLGRRPIEKMAPSQCQSIVTWAMPQLIDRSKLPTIIDPVIKNTMDLKHLYQVAAVAVLCVQPEPSYRPLITDVLHSLIPLVPMELGGTLRATLESPRVSQHRSPC from the exons ATGGGGTCAATGCGGGCGTCTCCATTGCCGCTTCTtgcctcctccatcttcttcttcttcttcttgctgctGCCGCTGCTGTGCTCCCCGGTCGCGCGGGCCGATGGGGGGACCACGCCGACCGTggcttcttccccttcttccGCGGTGGCTGCAGCCGCTGCCGTCGGCGACCTCGCCTCCTCGaacggcggcgccgccgtgccTCCGGCAGTCGCGCCAACTGCTCCCCTTG TGGAGGTGAAACGCCATCATTTACGCAGGGAGCTTATCATCGCCATCGCCCTTGCCTCCATTGCCGGCGTGGCAATCGTCCTGGCCGCCCTGTATGCCGGCATCGTGTGGCAGCGATATCGCCGAGCCCCGGATGATTTCAAGGACACCCAGAGCACAG ATACTGCCAGGATTGCATTGGTGCCCATCTTGAACAACTTCAACTCATTCAAGTCTAGCAAGAAGTGCCTTGTGGCGATGATGGAGTACACCTCGTTGGAGAAGGCGACGGGGAATTTCAGCGACACCAACGTGCTCGGAGTCGGCGGGTTCGGGTGCGTGTACAAGGCCAATTTTGATGGAGGGTTTGTCGCTGCCGTGAAAAGGTTGGGGGGTGAGGATCAGGAGTACGAGAAGGAATTTGAG AATGAGCTAGATTTGCTTCAGAGGATTCGTCATTCAAATATAGTGTCCCTTGTGGGCTTCTGCATTCATGAGGATTACCGCTTCATCGTGTATGAGCTAATGGAGAATGGATCATTGGAAACACAGCTTCATG GCCCATCACATGGATCAGCTCTAAGTTGGCACATCCGGATGAAGATTGCTCTTGACACAGCAAG GGGATTAGAATATCTTCATGAGCACTGCAGTCCACCAATTATCCACAGGGATCTGAAGTCATCTAACATACTTTTGGATTCAGATTTCAATGCCAAG ATTTCAGATTTCGGCCTTGCAGTGTCAAGTGGAAATCGCAGCAAAGGTAATCTGAAGCTTTCCGGAACTTTGGGGTATGTTGCTCCTGAGTACTTATTAGACG GGAAGTTGACAGAGAAGAGCGATGTATATGCGTTCGGAGTAGTACTTCTTGAGCTTTTGTTGGGAAGGAGGCCAATTGAGAAGATGGCCCCATCTCAATGCCAATCAATTGTTACATGG GCCATGCCTCAGCTAATTGACAGATCAAAGCTCCCAACCATAATTGACCCCGTGATTAAGAACACGATGGACCTGAAGCACTTGTACCAA GTTGCTGCAGTGGCTGTGCTCTGTGTGCAGCCAGAACCAAGTTATAGGCCACTAATCACAGATGTGCTCCACTCTCTGATTCCCCTGGTGCCCATGGAGCTCGGAGGGACACTGAGGGCCACCTTGGAATCGCCTCGCGTATCACAACATCGTTCTCCCTGCTGA